In endosymbiont of unidentified scaly snail isolate Monju, the following are encoded in one genomic region:
- a CDS encoding M16 family metallopeptidase, whose protein sequence is MFSRLLSVLLALLPAIAAAGAAPVHEFLLDNGLKVIVKEEHRAPVAVSQVWYRIGSSYEEGGRTGLSHLLEHMMFKGTRAHGPGEFSRIVAELGGSENAFTSRDYTAYFETLSVEHLDRALELEADRMRNVVFEEKEFRKELAVVMEERRMRTDDSPSGLTYEQLMAVAWRASPYQNPVIGWMDDLANMEIDALQRWYDFWYQPNNATLVVVGDVDPQQVLALAKKHFGPIPAGKVPAPRRPAEPEQRGITRVTVKAPAKQPYVLMGYKVPNLASAEHDWEPYALTVAAAVLDGGASARLARDLVRGRKIAASAGAQYDLYSRLPGLFLFDGTPTEGHRAAEVEQALREEVKRLQETLVSREELDRVVTQAVAAKVFQADSIFYQAMEIGILETIGLDWHLLEREIERLRAVTPEQVQAVARKYLKDDYLTVATLVPQPTDKPVRTTPITRGTTHGK, encoded by the coding sequence ATGTTTTCACGTCTTCTGTCCGTGCTGCTCGCCCTGCTGCCGGCCATTGCTGCGGCCGGCGCGGCGCCGGTCCATGAGTTCCTGCTCGACAACGGCTTGAAGGTGATCGTCAAGGAGGAGCATCGCGCCCCGGTGGCGGTCAGTCAGGTCTGGTACAGGATCGGTTCCAGCTACGAGGAGGGCGGGCGCACCGGCCTGTCGCACCTGCTGGAGCACATGATGTTCAAGGGTACCCGGGCACACGGGCCGGGTGAGTTCTCGCGCATCGTGGCCGAACTGGGCGGCAGCGAGAATGCCTTCACCAGCCGCGACTACACCGCCTACTTCGAGACCCTCTCGGTCGAGCACCTGGATCGCGCGCTCGAGCTGGAGGCCGACCGCATGCGCAACGTGGTGTTCGAGGAGAAGGAGTTCCGCAAGGAACTGGCGGTGGTGATGGAGGAGCGCCGCATGCGCACCGACGACAGCCCGAGCGGCCTGACCTACGAGCAGCTCATGGCGGTCGCCTGGCGTGCCTCGCCGTACCAGAACCCGGTGATCGGCTGGATGGACGATCTCGCCAACATGGAGATCGACGCCCTGCAGCGCTGGTACGACTTCTGGTACCAGCCCAACAACGCCACCCTGGTGGTGGTGGGTGATGTCGATCCGCAGCAGGTGCTGGCGCTGGCGAAGAAGCATTTCGGCCCCATCCCGGCGGGCAAGGTGCCCGCGCCGCGCCGCCCGGCCGAGCCCGAGCAGCGTGGCATCACCCGGGTGACGGTAAAGGCGCCGGCCAAGCAGCCCTATGTGCTGATGGGCTACAAGGTGCCCAATCTGGCGAGCGCCGAGCACGACTGGGAACCCTATGCGCTCACCGTGGCCGCCGCGGTGCTCGACGGCGGTGCCAGTGCGCGTCTGGCGCGTGATCTGGTGCGCGGCCGCAAGATCGCCGCCTCCGCCGGTGCCCAGTACGACCTGTATTCGCGCCTGCCTGGTCTGTTCCTGTTCGACGGCACCCCCACCGAGGGCCATCGTGCCGCCGAGGTCGAACAGGCCCTGCGCGAGGAGGTGAAGCGCTTGCAGGAGACCCTGGTCTCCAGGGAGGAGCTGGACCGGGTGGTCACCCAGGCGGTGGCGGCCAAGGTCTTTCAGGCCGATTCCATCTTCTACCAGGCCATGGAGATCGGCATCCTCGAGACCATCGGGCTGGACTGGCACTTGCTGGAGCGCGAGATCGAGCGCCTGCGCGCGGTCACGCCTGAACAGGTGCAGGCGGTGGCGCGCAAGTACCTGAAGGACGACTACCTCACCGTGGCCACCTTGGTGCCACAGCCGACCGACAAGCCGGTGCGTACCACGCCGATCACCCGGGGGACGACCCATGGCAAATAG
- a CDS encoding M16 family metallopeptidase: protein MANRIKFLLLLWLLPLGALAATPKIQFWTTPQGAKVLFVETHALPMLDVRVVFDAGSARDGELPGLAAFVNGLLAEGAGEWDADALATRLEDRGIDLGTGSARDMAWVSLRTLSEAPVRAVAIDTLAEVLAHPRFDDEAIERVRQQMLVARRIALQKPGTIASERFFRTLYGDHPYAHPGGGTEQSLPKIDKARLRAFHRQYYVAANAVIALVGDVDRATAEQVAERITAALPRGRHAPPLPIPEPVPGGELRLSFPSSQTHILIGQLGLRRGDPDYFPLYVGNHVLGGSSLVSILGEEVRNKRGLSYSVYSYFSPMRATGPFLMLAQTKNDKAGETLEVMRETLEHFVQEGPPQALLDAAKKNLIGGFPLQISNNRKIVQYIAMIGFYDLPLDWLDTLADKIAAVTLADVRDAFLRRIDPARSIAVIVGGKPE from the coding sequence ATGGCAAATAGGATCAAGTTCCTGCTGTTGTTGTGGCTGCTGCCGCTGGGCGCGCTGGCGGCCACCCCGAAGATTCAGTTCTGGACCACGCCGCAGGGGGCGAAGGTGCTGTTCGTCGAGACCCATGCCCTGCCGATGCTGGACGTGCGCGTGGTGTTCGATGCCGGCAGCGCACGCGACGGCGAGTTGCCCGGTCTGGCGGCCTTCGTCAACGGCCTGCTCGCCGAGGGTGCGGGCGAGTGGGATGCCGACGCCCTGGCTACGCGTCTCGAGGATCGCGGCATCGATCTGGGTACCGGCTCGGCCCGCGACATGGCCTGGGTGAGCCTGCGCACCCTCAGCGAGGCTCCGGTACGCGCGGTCGCCATCGACACCCTGGCCGAGGTGCTGGCCCATCCGCGCTTCGACGACGAGGCCATCGAGCGGGTACGCCAGCAGATGCTGGTGGCGCGCCGCATCGCCCTGCAGAAGCCGGGGACCATCGCTTCCGAGCGTTTCTTCCGCACCCTCTATGGCGACCACCCCTATGCCCATCCCGGCGGTGGCACCGAGCAGTCGCTGCCGAAGATCGACAAGGCCCGGCTGCGCGCCTTCCATCGGCAGTACTATGTCGCCGCCAACGCGGTGATCGCCCTGGTGGGAGATGTCGATCGCGCCACTGCCGAGCAGGTCGCTGAACGCATCACCGCTGCCTTGCCGCGCGGTCGCCATGCGCCACCCCTGCCGATCCCGGAGCCCGTGCCCGGCGGCGAGCTGCGGTTGAGTTTCCCCTCCAGCCAGACGCACATCCTCATCGGCCAGCTCGGGCTGCGGCGCGGCGATCCCGATTATTTCCCCCTGTACGTGGGCAACCATGTGCTCGGCGGCAGTTCGCTGGTCTCCATCCTGGGTGAGGAGGTGCGCAACAAGCGCGGCCTGTCCTACAGCGTGTACAGTTATTTCAGTCCCATGCGGGCCACCGGCCCCTTCCTGATGCTTGCCCAGACGAAGAACGACAAGGCCGGCGAGACCCTCGAGGTGATGCGCGAGACCCTCGAGCACTTCGTGCAGGAGGGACCGCCCCAGGCCCTGCTGGATGCCGCCAAGAAGAACCTGATCGGCGGCTTCCCGCTGCAGATCAGCAACAACCGCAAGATCGTGCAGTACATCGCCATGATCGGCTTCTACGACCTGCCGCTCGACTGGCTCGATACCCTTGCCGACAAGATCGCGGCGGTGACCCTGGCCGATGTGCGTGATGCCTTCCTGCGGCGCATCGACCCGGCGCGCAGCATCGCCGTCATCGTGGGTGGCAAGCCCGAGTGA
- the rsmD gene encoding 16S rRNA (guanine(966)-N(2))-methyltransferase RsmD encodes MSGRRNRLRIVGGSHRGRILHFPDVRGLRPTADRVRETLFNWLQGEVGGRRVLDVFAGSGALGLEALSRGAAEAIFVERARPALQALRENLRLLGLDDRARVVAGDARRFLAGPPEPFDLVFLDPPFADDLLGDIARQLTEGGWLADDAWIYIEQDSTRDWPALPESWQPHRETRAGQAACRLVRFDPA; translated from the coding sequence GTGAGTGGGCGGCGCAACCGCCTGCGCATTGTCGGCGGCAGCCACCGGGGGCGGATACTGCACTTTCCCGATGTGCGCGGACTGCGCCCCACTGCCGACCGGGTGCGCGAGACCCTGTTCAACTGGCTGCAGGGCGAGGTAGGCGGCCGGCGGGTGCTCGACGTGTTCGCCGGCTCCGGCGCCCTGGGGCTCGAGGCCCTCTCGCGCGGCGCAGCCGAAGCGATCTTCGTCGAGCGCGCGCGCCCGGCCCTCCAGGCCCTGCGCGAGAACCTGCGTTTGCTGGGCCTAGACGACCGTGCCCGGGTGGTGGCGGGTGACGCGCGGCGCTTCCTCGCCGGTCCACCCGAACCCTTCGACCTGGTGTTTCTCGACCCGCCCTTTGCCGACGACCTGCTGGGTGACATCGCCCGGCAGCTGACCGAAGGCGGGTGGCTGGCCGACGACGCCTGGATCTATATCGAGCAGGACAGCACACGCGACTGGCCCGCTCTGCCCGAGAGCTGGCAACCACACCGTGAAACCCGCGCCGGCCAGGCCGCCTGCCGCCTGGTGCGGTTCGATCCTGCGTGA
- the coaD gene encoding pantetheine-phosphate adenylyltransferase, with translation MHNIAVYPGTFDPLTNGHSDLVARAARLFDEVVVAVARDTAKRPVCDIDQRVALARRVLADMPNVRVEPFSGLLVEFCRSIGANLVIRGLRAVSDFEYEFQLAGMNRRLAPEIETIFLTPAEQYAFISSTLVREIVALGGDVSEFVHPEVKRVLEGKRCD, from the coding sequence TTGCACAACATCGCCGTCTATCCCGGGACCTTCGATCCACTCACCAATGGTCACAGTGACCTGGTGGCGCGGGCCGCGCGATTGTTCGACGAGGTGGTGGTGGCCGTGGCGCGCGACACGGCCAAGCGGCCGGTGTGCGACATCGACCAGCGGGTGGCACTGGCGCGGCGGGTGCTCGCGGATATGCCCAACGTGCGGGTCGAGCCGTTTTCTGGCCTGCTGGTGGAGTTCTGTCGCAGCATCGGTGCCAACCTGGTGATCCGCGGACTGCGCGCGGTGTCGGATTTCGAGTACGAGTTCCAGCTGGCCGGCATGAACCGGCGGCTGGCGCCGGAGATCGAGACCATCTTTCTTACCCCGGCCGAGCAGTACGCCTTCATTTCATCGACGTTGGTGCGGGAAATCGTGGCCCTTGGCGGCGATGTGTCAGAATTCGTTCATCCAGAGGTGAAGCGGGTGCTGGAGGGAAAGCGTTGCGATTGA
- a CDS encoding YfhL family 4Fe-4S dicluster ferredoxin → MALMITDECINCDVCEPECPNGAISQGDEIYVIDPDLCTECVGHYETSQCVEVCPVDCIPHDPDHQESQEELMAKYERITAAAG, encoded by the coding sequence ATGGCCTTGATGATTACCGACGAGTGCATCAACTGCGACGTGTGTGAACCGGAGTGCCCGAACGGGGCCATCTCGCAGGGTGACGAGATCTATGTCATCGACCCCGATCTGTGTACCGAGTGCGTCGGTCACTACGAGACCTCGCAATGCGTCGAGGTCTGCCCGGTGGATTGCATCCCGCATGACCCCGATCACCAGGAGTCGCAGGAAGAGCTGATGGCCAAGTACGAGCGCATCACCGCTGCCGCGGGCTGA
- a CDS encoding c-type cytochrome: MKTSIVAGGLAALLLVGPTLAGGDPAAGKAKAQVCAGCHGAEGISVSPAFPNIGGQHADYLLHALKTYKSGERKNAIMQGQVGALTEQDMEDLAAWFASLPGALKDGAPGL, encoded by the coding sequence ATGAAGACTTCCATCGTTGCCGGCGGCCTCGCCGCCCTGCTCCTCGTCGGTCCGACACTGGCCGGGGGTGACCCGGCCGCGGGCAAGGCAAAGGCCCAGGTCTGTGCCGGCTGCCACGGTGCCGAGGGCATCAGCGTCAGCCCGGCCTTCCCCAATATCGGTGGCCAGCATGCCGACTACCTGCTGCACGCGCTCAAGACCTACAAGTCGGGCGAACGCAAGAACGCCATCATGCAGGGCCAGGTGGGTGCCCTCACCGAGCAGGACATGGAGGATCTGGCGGCCTGGTTCGCCAGCCTGCCCGGCGCTCTGAAGGACGGCGCCCCCGGACTCTGA
- a CDS encoding c-type cytochrome produces MQKLAGAACLLLAAGAVSATGDPQAGRAKSEACLGCHGIPSYNNVYPTYHVPKLAGQHADYIVAALKAYRDGQRQHPTMSVQASSLSDQDMADIGAFWESLGK; encoded by the coding sequence ATGCAGAAACTTGCAGGCGCCGCCTGCCTGCTGCTGGCTGCCGGGGCCGTGTCGGCCACCGGCGATCCGCAGGCTGGTCGCGCCAAGTCCGAGGCCTGCCTGGGCTGCCACGGCATTCCCAGCTACAACAACGTCTACCCCACCTATCACGTACCCAAGCTGGCCGGCCAGCACGCCGACTACATCGTCGCCGCGCTCAAGGCCTACCGCGACGGCCAGCGCCAGCACCCCACCATGAGCGTGCAGGCCAGCAGCCTCAGCGATCAGGACATGGCGGACATCGGCGCCTTCTGGGAAAGCCTCGGGAAATAA
- a CDS encoding DUF4350 domain-containing protein, giving the protein MIRHLLARELRAHFTSMTFWLVLAGTWLICAWMLFAQLQVYQQIQPDLLARQVPLGINDLLITPTLNTLALLLLFVVPLLGMGAVAGERETGRLPALLATPLSLPALVLGKWLGTLVPALAIVGALMALPASLALGMAVEWGRLAVAGGLLGLLAGGLAALVLLCSALVRRPPSAMALALLVGGFLWLLDSLAPREAAWRWLALAPHLDPGLHGTLRSDDIAYFVLLTFVCLVAAGLALLRQRERAPLHPLRELIALGLLGTILVLGAGLSQRHATELYRVQPLPEALLRALDALRGPVVVTAWAPDHPVLRARIEKLIRPLQARYPRLELRWIDPRREPQLARQARVRHEGELHIEGMGRSQRVERLTPAALLRAFTRIARTGEPWIVVLQGHGEAGLDPADPRGIGAWAAALEEQGYRVLGLPGNAPIPDNVALVLVPAPRRALPEPARAALRRHLARGGHLLWLHEDDASDNLTTLLGVQTLPGTLVTDTPQTGLAPARFGVHSGLAPLLGRSPDSPLLLDGAHALIAPEKARWEVVTRLETPVPAWNETGSLSDPVRHEPLQGEQKARHAVGLALRHEDSRVLVLGDSDCARNTLFGQAGNRSILLGLVNWLTGNHLSTGSAAHDIAIDWTPETGARVVLTHLLGVPLLWLFTGLLIRRQRRRG; this is encoded by the coding sequence ATGATCCGACACCTGCTGGCGCGCGAGCTGCGCGCGCACTTCACCAGCATGACCTTCTGGCTGGTGCTCGCCGGCACCTGGCTGATCTGCGCCTGGATGCTGTTCGCCCAGTTGCAGGTGTACCAGCAGATCCAACCCGACCTGCTGGCACGGCAGGTACCGCTGGGCATCAATGACCTGCTGATCACCCCCACGCTGAACACGCTGGCCCTGTTGCTGCTGTTCGTGGTGCCGCTGCTGGGCATGGGTGCGGTCGCCGGCGAACGCGAGACCGGGCGCCTGCCCGCGCTGCTCGCGACTCCGCTGTCACTGCCGGCACTGGTGCTCGGCAAGTGGCTGGGCACCCTGGTCCCCGCGCTGGCGATCGTCGGTGCCCTGATGGCCCTGCCCGCCAGCCTGGCGCTGGGCATGGCGGTGGAATGGGGCCGCCTGGCCGTCGCCGGGGGCCTGCTCGGCCTGCTCGCGGGAGGGCTCGCCGCGCTCGTTCTGCTGTGCTCGGCGCTGGTCCGCCGGCCACCCTCGGCCATGGCCCTGGCCTTGCTCGTCGGCGGCTTCCTGTGGCTGCTCGACAGCCTTGCCCCGCGCGAAGCGGCCTGGCGCTGGCTGGCCCTGGCGCCCCACCTGGACCCCGGCCTGCACGGTACCCTGCGCAGCGACGACATCGCCTACTTTGTCCTACTCACCTTCGTCTGTCTTGTCGCCGCCGGCCTGGCCCTGTTGCGCCAACGCGAGCGCGCCCCGCTGCACCCGCTGCGCGAACTGATCGCCCTGGGGCTGCTGGGCACCATCCTGGTGCTGGGAGCCGGGCTGTCGCAACGCCACGCCACGGAACTCTACCGGGTACAGCCCCTGCCCGAGGCCCTGTTGCGCGCACTCGACGCCCTGCGCGGCCCGGTGGTGGTCACCGCCTGGGCGCCAGACCACCCGGTGCTGCGCGCGCGCATCGAAAAGCTGATCCGCCCCCTGCAGGCCCGCTATCCCCGGCTGGAACTGCGCTGGATCGACCCCCGACGCGAACCGCAACTGGCCCGCCAGGCGAGAGTGCGCCACGAGGGCGAGCTGCACATCGAGGGCATGGGCCGCAGCCAGCGCGTCGAACGCCTCACCCCGGCGGCCCTGCTGCGCGCCTTCACCCGCATCGCGCGCACCGGGGAGCCCTGGATCGTGGTCCTGCAGGGCCATGGCGAGGCGGGCCTGGACCCGGCCGACCCGAGAGGTATCGGTGCCTGGGCTGCCGCCCTGGAGGAACAGGGCTACCGGGTGCTGGGCCTGCCGGGCAACGCGCCCATCCCCGACAACGTCGCATTGGTGCTGGTCCCCGCGCCACGCCGTGCCCTGCCCGAGCCGGCACGCGCGGCCCTGCGCCGCCACCTCGCACGCGGCGGCCATCTGCTGTGGCTGCACGAAGACGATGCCAGCGACAACCTGACCACCCTGCTCGGGGTGCAGACCCTGCCCGGCACCCTGGTCACCGATACCCCGCAAACCGGGCTCGCCCCCGCCCGCTTCGGGGTGCACTCCGGTCTGGCCCCGCTGCTCGGGAGATCGCCGGACTCGCCCCTGTTGCTGGACGGCGCCCATGCCCTGATCGCCCCGGAAAAGGCACGCTGGGAGGTTGTCACCCGCCTCGAGACCCCGGTGCCGGCCTGGAACGAAACCGGATCGCTGTCCGACCCCGTGCGCCATGAGCCCTTGCAGGGTGAGCAGAAGGCACGCCACGCCGTCGGATTGGCGCTGCGCCACGAGGATTCCCGGGTACTGGTGCTCGGTGACAGCGATTGCGCGCGCAACACCCTGTTCGGCCAGGCCGGCAACCGCTCCATCCTGCTGGGGCTGGTCAACTGGCTCACCGGCAACCACCTGAGCACCGGCAGCGCGGCGCACGACATCGCCATCGACTGGACACCCGAGACCGGCGCGCGCGTCGTCCTGACCCACCTGCTCGGCGTGCCGCTGCTCTGGCTGTTCACAGGGCTGCTCATTCGCAGGCAACGGAGGCGCGGCTGA
- a CDS encoding ABC transporter ATP-binding protein, which produces MNVLLQARELRLPPRLDRLSLSLHRGETVGLLGINGAGKSSLLAALAGALPGARGRVRVAGSPLTRASRRRIGWLPQRPPLYPELTVRENLRFFAGLQGQGHPPDDRCASLLEHFDLAPLQGRLAGRLSGGERMRLGLACVLAHEPDILLLDEPTAGLDPLQAERLRTHIQAIADERAVLIASHLLPDIERLCTRALLMHQGRIVAEQALDHPPRICARFDRPPADPELLALPGINGVARHDDGSLWLSLAEDAPPDLAERVAAGGWGLREWRREGPDLLSRFRELSLGEAA; this is translated from the coding sequence ATGAATGTCCTGTTGCAAGCCCGTGAACTCCGGCTGCCACCGCGCCTGGATCGCCTTTCGCTGAGCCTGCACCGCGGCGAGACGGTGGGGCTGCTGGGGATCAACGGCGCGGGCAAGTCGAGTTTGCTGGCGGCGCTGGCCGGGGCCCTGCCGGGGGCGCGCGGGCGTGTGCGGGTGGCGGGCTCCCCGTTGACGCGGGCGTCACGGCGACGCATCGGCTGGCTGCCGCAGCGCCCCCCGCTGTATCCCGAGCTGACGGTGCGTGAGAACCTGCGCTTCTTCGCCGGCCTGCAGGGACAGGGACACCCGCCGGACGACCGCTGCGCATCCCTGCTCGAACACTTCGATCTGGCCCCCCTGCAAGGCCGGCTGGCCGGTCGGCTCTCGGGCGGCGAGCGCATGCGCCTGGGGCTGGCCTGCGTGCTGGCCCACGAGCCGGACATCCTGTTACTCGACGAACCCACCGCCGGGCTCGATCCCCTGCAGGCGGAACGGTTGCGCACCCACATCCAGGCCATCGCCGACGAGCGCGCGGTGCTGATCGCCTCGCACCTGCTGCCGGACATCGAACGGCTGTGCACGCGCGCCCTGCTGATGCACCAGGGGCGCATCGTCGCCGAACAGGCGCTGGATCACCCGCCGCGGATCTGCGCGCGCTTCGACCGACCGCCAGCAGACCCGGAGCTGCTGGCGCTGCCCGGCATCAATGGGGTGGCGCGGCACGACGACGGCAGCCTGTGGCTGAGCCTGGCCGAGGACGCCCCGCCGGACCTGGCCGAACGGGTCGCGGCCGGCGGCTGGGGCCTGCGCGAGTGGCGCCGGGAAGGCCCCGATCTGTTGTCCCGCTTCCGCGAACTCAGTCTGGGCGAGGCGGCATGA
- a CDS encoding hydantoinase/oxoprolinase N-terminal domain-containing protein: MIWLGVDTGGTFTDFVCFDEDGRVRVHKVLSTPEAPERAILQGIAELDLPLDRLQVVHGSTVATNAVLEGKGVRTVFVTNRGFADLLSIGRQARRALYDLRPHRCRWLGGRAAHRRRSRRPA, translated from the coding sequence ATGATCTGGCTTGGCGTGGACACCGGCGGCACTTTCACCGATTTCGTCTGTTTCGACGAGGACGGGCGGGTGCGCGTGCACAAGGTGCTGTCTACACCCGAGGCGCCGGAGCGAGCCATCCTGCAGGGCATCGCCGAGCTGGACCTGCCGCTCGATCGCTTGCAGGTGGTGCATGGCTCCACGGTGGCGACCAACGCGGTGCTCGAGGGCAAGGGCGTGCGTACGGTGTTCGTCACCAACCGGGGCTTTGCCGATCTGCTGAGCATCGGCCGGCAGGCGCGGCGTGCGCTGTATGACCTGCGGCCGCATCGGTGCCGATGGCTCGGTGGTCGAGCCGCTCACCGACGACGATCTCGCCGCCCTGCGTGA
- a CDS encoding hydantoinase/oxoprolinase family protein, whose protein sequence is MTCGRIGADGSVVEPLTDDDLAALRDALAERAPEAVAICLLFSWLRPELEQRLREVVPADCFVSLSSEVLPEVREYERGMATWLNAWVGPRVAGYLRRLGGALPGVPVSVMQSSGETMSADQAAGQAVRMLLSGPAGGLVAAKHLGERAGFDRLLTFDMGGTSTDVALIEGELALTSEGRIGDWPVAVPMMDMHTIGAGGGSIAWLDEGGMLQVGPASAGADPGPACYGRGGERPTVTDANLLLGRLQADAFLGGDMALDRGAAERAMRPVAEALDGDVLTAARAVIDVANAHMARALRAISIRRGVDTRGHLLVSFGGAGGLHVCELAEALDMRQAMVPAHGGVLSALGMLVARPGRQLSITLMRDLGEADLQAAVTEALTRLRERAAAMLAPEGIVLERAEAVVSADLRYRGQSHTLNLPWTGAADTAAAFHSLHAERYGHALDQPVELVTLRLAVRGEGCGFRLPDWRADGRPDPRPVSVPGCGEVPLYRRETLPPGFAFAGPAIVAEQVATTWVAPGWRARVDDFGNLLLQRD, encoded by the coding sequence ATGACCTGCGGCCGCATCGGTGCCGATGGCTCGGTGGTCGAGCCGCTCACCGACGACGATCTCGCCGCCCTGCGTGATGCACTGGCCGAGCGCGCCCCTGAGGCGGTCGCGATCTGCCTGCTGTTCTCCTGGCTGCGTCCCGAGCTGGAGCAGCGCCTGCGCGAGGTGGTGCCGGCGGACTGTTTCGTGTCGCTGTCTTCCGAGGTGCTGCCCGAGGTGCGCGAGTACGAGCGCGGTATGGCGACCTGGCTGAATGCCTGGGTCGGGCCGCGCGTCGCCGGCTACCTGCGGCGCCTGGGCGGGGCCTTGCCCGGGGTGCCGGTGTCGGTGATGCAGAGTTCGGGCGAGACCATGAGCGCCGACCAGGCCGCGGGTCAGGCGGTGCGCATGTTGCTCTCGGGACCGGCCGGCGGACTGGTGGCGGCAAAGCACCTGGGCGAGCGCGCCGGTTTCGATCGCCTGCTCACCTTCGACATGGGCGGCACCTCGACCGATGTGGCGCTGATCGAGGGCGAGCTGGCGCTGACCAGCGAGGGGCGCATCGGTGACTGGCCGGTGGCGGTGCCCATGATGGACATGCACACCATCGGCGCGGGGGGTGGCTCGATCGCCTGGCTCGACGAGGGCGGGATGCTGCAGGTGGGGCCGGCCTCGGCGGGTGCCGATCCGGGGCCGGCCTGTTACGGACGCGGGGGCGAGCGGCCGACGGTGACCGACGCCAATCTGCTGCTGGGTCGTCTGCAGGCCGATGCCTTCCTCGGTGGGGACATGGCGCTGGACCGGGGCGCGGCGGAGCGGGCCATGCGGCCGGTCGCCGAGGCGCTGGACGGGGATGTACTGACGGCGGCGCGCGCGGTGATCGATGTGGCCAATGCGCACATGGCGCGCGCCTTGCGCGCCATCTCGATTCGCCGTGGCGTGGATACGCGGGGGCACCTGCTGGTCTCCTTCGGTGGTGCGGGCGGGTTGCACGTGTGCGAACTGGCCGAGGCGCTGGATATGCGCCAGGCCATGGTGCCGGCACACGGCGGGGTGCTCTCGGCCCTGGGCATGCTGGTGGCCCGGCCGGGGCGGCAGTTGTCGATCACCCTGATGCGCGATCTCGGCGAGGCGGATCTGCAGGCGGCGGTGACCGAGGCCCTGACACGCCTGCGCGAGCGCGCGGCAGCCATGCTGGCGCCCGAAGGTATCGTGCTGGAGCGGGCCGAGGCCGTGGTGAGCGCCGATCTGCGCTATCGCGGCCAGTCGCATACCCTCAACCTGCCCTGGACGGGGGCGGCGGACACGGCCGCGGCCTTTCACTCCCTGCATGCCGAGCGTTACGGTCATGCCCTCGACCAGCCGGTGGAGCTGGTGACCCTGCGTCTGGCAGTGCGCGGCGAGGGCTGTGGTTTCCGGCTGCCGGACTGGCGAGCGGACGGCCGGCCCGATCCGCGGCCCGTGTCGGTGCCGGGGTGTGGCGAGGTGCCGCTCTACCGACGCGAGACCTTGCCGCCGGGCTTCGCCTTCGCCGGGCCGGCGATCGTGGCCGAGCAGGTGGCCACCACCTGGGTGGCGCCGGGCTGGCGCGCCCGGGTGGACGATTTCGGCAACCTGTTGTTGCAGCGTGACTAG